Genomic window (Thioflexithrix psekupsensis):
CGAATCCATGCCACATCTCGTTGTCGCGTCGCGGCATTGGTCACAAGGCGATATTGTTCTGGCGTTTGATAATAGGCGATTAAATCATCAATCACCCCACCTTGATCGTTCAACATACAACTGTATAAGGCTTTACCGGGCGTTTGCAATTTATCAATATTATTCGCTAACAAATAACGAAGAAAAGCAGGCACTTGCTTACCTGTTAAATCAATAATGGTCATGTGCGAAACATCGAACACACCGGCATTGGCTCTCACGACACGGTGTTCTTCCAACTGTGATCCGTAATGCAAAGGCATTGACCAATGGTGAAAATCGATCATTTTGGCATGGGCATTCAGATGTTGTTGGTGAAGCGGAGTTTTTTTAAACATGGTATTTATCGGTGAAGTCACTGTTGTTTTTTAATTAAAAATCAGAACGAATCAATTTTGTTAATTCTTAAATTCTGAAAATTCTGATTCTGACAAAATAAGAGTTCTATGAACCATATCTTCTTTGGTATAGAAAATAATTAAACCATATAACGCGCTAATTCAGGCAAATCTCCTTTTAATCCCATCGCTTGTTGCATGATTAAATTTTTAATAAACGGGCTATGATGAGTTAAATTTAAACCCACATTACGCAACCAACGCACTGGAGAAGCCGTTTGGGCAAACACTATTTTAAAGCCATCCATTGCGCTTTGCACCAACGCATTATCACTTCGTCGCCACCGCTCATAACGACGCAATACAGCATAATCTCCCACATCTCGCTGCGCTTGACGTGCGGTTAATAACACTTCAGCCAAACACGCCACATCCAACAAACCCAAATTAACCCCTTGTCCCGCTAAGGGATGGATGGTATGCGCCGCATCCCCTACTAAAGCCAAACGCGCCTGCACATAACGTTCAGCGTGACGGCGCGCTAAGGGAAACATGGCACGCTCGCTGTACATTTCCACTTGGCCTAAACGATGATCAAAGGCTTCAGTGAGCGTTTGTTGAAACTGAGTTAATGTTAAATTCATCAAGGCTTGGGCTTGTGGTGTTGGGCAGCTCCAGACAATAGAGGTTTGATGCGGTTCTTTTAAGGGTAAAAAGGCTAAAATCCCTTGTTTTTCTAAAAAACGTTGTCTGGCGACGCAATCATGTGGTTTTGTGGTATGAACATTAGCCACTAAACCTTGTTGTGCATAATCAAACAGATGGTAAGGAATACCTGCTAAAGTGCGAATGGGAGAATTAGCCCCTTCCGCGGCCACTAATAAACGCGCTGTTAAACGCATTCCCGTGACCAATTTCACCGTAATCACTTGATCATCCACAGAAAAACCAGTGACGGCATCGGGTTGAAAACGCACTAAATCTTCTGTCGCGGCAAAAGTGGCTAAACGTTGATTTAACGCCGCTAAAATCACATTTTGTTCAACAATATAACCCAACGTGGGTTCTGTAATCGATTTACTGTCAAAAAAAATCTGTCCTTGTCCCGTGTTGTCCCACACTTCCATCGCCCGAAAAGGACTCACACGTATTTCTTCCATATCATCCCACACGCCTAAATTGCGAAAAATACGTTCAGAAGCGCGTGTCAGTGCAAAAACACGTAAATCTAAAATTTTTGGATGAATTATCTCAGCGGGGCGCGTTTCAATCAAGCCCACACGCAATCCCGCCGACAGCAAAGCACACGCCAAAGTGCTACCAACGACTCCGCTGCCTGCGATTAATACTTCATAATCTGGAGTTTGCATCACATGTTCCTATTGCCAAGATTTACTTTTATTCAATGCGTGTTTGCACTCTCAAGCCATTGATAGCGTTGGGTAATTGAGTCACGATCACTTGATCGCCTGCGTGTAATTCTTCACTGCGCACCAACACCCCGACACTGCGTCCATCGGGCATACTTTGCTCTCCGATAATATTGACAGCCACACTTTGCATTCGACCATCAACCCATTTATATAAGCGATTTGTGCCATAAATAGCCGAAAAAGGCAATAAACTCACATTATCTTCTGCGGGCAGGCGTAAAATGGGCGTTAAGAACTGTCCTAAACGCAATAATTCTGCCTGACTGGTGACGGTGAACAGAGCATCAATGCCGCCCGTTTTTGCTTGAATTTCTCCGGCCACCCGTGCCAATTGTAAATTGACTTCATGCCCCTGCCAATCGGCTTTAGCGGTTAAAAGCTGATTTTTTTGCATTTGTTCTAACACAATGCCTTGATAACGCGCAGGAATCTGTGAGCGAACTTCTAAAGTTTTCGGATCATATAAAGTCACAGCCACATCGCCCACGCGCACCCGATCCCCTGAGGAAACAGACACCTGCGCCAAGCGGGCATCAAAGGGCGCACGCAATACAGTACGTTCCACTTCCAAGCGGGCTTGACTGGCTTGGGCTTGGGCTTTTTTTAAATTAGCCTGTAATTGGGCTAAACGCGCAGGATGGCTGCGAATTTCACGTTTACGCTGTAATAAACTTAACTGTTGCTGTGCCAATGCTTTATTGGCATCGTCCACAGCGGATTGAGAAGAGGCTTGTTTTTGTTCTAATTGCCGCACTCGTTTCACGTGATTTTCTGCTAAATTCAACAAAATTTCATCTTGCTTTAGAGCGGCTATATTGGTGTCGTGTTGAATTTTTTCATTATCAATTTGCGCCGTTAATTGCTGCACTTCTGCTTCACGTTGTTCCAACAGTAATCTAGCCTCATTATCATCTAATTTCAGCAATAAATCGCCTTTTTTTACGCTATCTCCTGCCAAATAAACCACTTGAGTCACCGTCAGCGCGCTATTTTGAGAAAATGGTGGAATACGCAAGGTAGTGGCCTGCGGTGACTCCACTCTTCCGTATAACATTACTTGGGGATGTTGTGCTTGGGGTTGAACGGTGACGACATCAACTGTCCACACTTGTTCTTTTGCTTCAATGGGTTGCGCGGGGGGGCGGGTTTTAATCAACCACACCAGACCCAAACCACCCACTGCTAAAATCAAAAACGGAAGCCATACTTTAAAACGCATGATACAAAAAAATCCTGATAAAATAAGCAGTTATTTATATCTGTGGTGAATGCTGAATGTTCTACCCCTTGCAAAAGCAAGAACGCTAGAAAAAGCAATATTCTCAACTTGACAATTATACGCAATTGAATCGTCTATCACTGAAAATAATGTAAAAAAACACCGAGAAATAACGCAGTAAGCCTATATTCGGTGTACATTATTGTACTCACTAGGAAGCATCATGACCGCAGAGGAAGCCAAACAATACGTTTTTAATTATTGGCGTTATTTACATGAAATCGCACGCAAGCGTTTTTTTAACGATCCGCAATTGGCTGAACAAGCCATTGATTATCTTTTGGAGAAATTACAACGCAATGATTGGCAAAAAATTCGAGAATATCGTGGCGAAGGTTTTACCGCTTTTATTACTGTGGTAGCGAATCGTTTATTTACCGATTTTTCTCGCAAAATTGGCGATACTCCTTACATTCCCACATGGATTCAACAACAAGGGCAATTATGGAAAGAAGGCTTTTTATTATTACATAAAGGATTAACGCGCCAAGAAGCCATTGAGCAATTATGGAATATGTCTCAATCATTAGGCTATGAAAAAGCGGCAATTATTCATGTGATTGAAACTATTTTACATCAAGAAACATTACCTGCGCGTTACACTGCGGTTTCTTGGGAAACAGAACAGATTGAAAATGTCGCTGCCACACAATTGTCTCCCGATGAGGAATTGAGTGAATTAGAAAATGATCGCCGCTTGGAATTGATATTTTTACTGTTGGAATTTTTACAAAATCCCGCTGATAATGCTCAAATTCAAGCCGAGAAATTTTCAGCTTATCCTAAGTTAATACAAGGACTTAATCAGCTAAAACAGCAAATTACTTTAAACAACGAAGATTATTTACTATTAAGTCTGATTTATCGAGAAGGATTGTCTGTCAGTGAAGCGGGACGACGCTTACAACTCAATGCCAATCAAGTGGCAGGGCGACATCGACGTTTATTAACCCGTTTAGAACAGGCTTTTATTGATGTGGGTTTAGCGGAAGAATTGCGTTTATTAATCCAATAATCTCACTTTTTAATTATGGAGTAAAAAAATGAATCCTCTCCCTTTTCATTCCGCTGAACAAGTGCAAGTTTTATGCGCTTTGGCCGCACAAGCAATTC
Coding sequences:
- a CDS encoding UbiH/UbiF/VisC/COQ6 family ubiquinone biosynthesis hydroxylase, with the translated sequence MQTPDYEVLIAGSGVVGSTLACALLSAGLRVGLIETRPAEIIHPKILDLRVFALTRASERIFRNLGVWDDMEEIRVSPFRAMEVWDNTGQGQIFFDSKSITEPTLGYIVEQNVILAALNQRLATFAATEDLVRFQPDAVTGFSVDDQVITVKLVTGMRLTARLLVAAEGANSPIRTLAGIPYHLFDYAQQGLVANVHTTKPHDCVARQRFLEKQGILAFLPLKEPHQTSIVWSCPTPQAQALMNLTLTQFQQTLTEAFDHRLGQVEMYSERAMFPLARRHAERYVQARLALVGDAAHTIHPLAGQGVNLGLLDVACLAEVLLTARQAQRDVGDYAVLRRYERWRRSDNALVQSAMDGFKIVFAQTASPVRWLRNVGLNLTHHSPFIKNLIMQQAMGLKGDLPELARYMV
- a CDS encoding efflux RND transporter periplasmic adaptor subunit, encoding MRFKVWLPFLILAVGGLGLVWLIKTRPPAQPIEAKEQVWTVDVVTVQPQAQHPQVMLYGRVESPQATTLRIPPFSQNSALTVTQVVYLAGDSVKKGDLLLKLDDNEARLLLEQREAEVQQLTAQIDNEKIQHDTNIAALKQDEILLNLAENHVKRVRQLEQKQASSQSAVDDANKALAQQQLSLLQRKREIRSHPARLAQLQANLKKAQAQASQARLEVERTVLRAPFDARLAQVSVSSGDRVRVGDVAVTLYDPKTLEVRSQIPARYQGIVLEQMQKNQLLTAKADWQGHEVNLQLARVAGEIQAKTGGIDALFTVTSQAELLRLGQFLTPILRLPAEDNVSLLPFSAIYGTNRLYKWVDGRMQSVAVNIIGEQSMPDGRSVGVLVRSEELHAGDQVIVTQLPNAINGLRVQTRIE